One Merismopedia glauca CCAP 1448/3 genomic window carries:
- a CDS encoding type II toxin-antitoxin system HicB family antitoxin, producing MTNRLKYQMAIQWSEEDNCFLVGFPDFPGQQWRTHGETYEEAVNQGIEALESLVMAYEASGERLPEPSQIGAAA from the coding sequence ATGACGAACAGACTTAAGTATCAAATGGCGATCCAGTGGTCAGAAGAGGATAATTGTTTTCTGGTCGGTTTTCCCGACTTCCCTGGACAGCAATGGCGCACGCACGGTGAAACCTATGAGGAAGCTGTCAATCAAGGAATTGAAGCCCTCGAATCGCTGGTGATGGCATACGAAGCTTCTGGAGAACGCTTACCAGAACCCAGTCAGATTGGTGCTGCTGCCTAA